From Punica granatum isolate Tunisia-2019 chromosome 1, ASM765513v2, whole genome shotgun sequence:
CCAGTTGTCCGACCAAAGTTAGGTCGCTTGCAGCTCCATTCAGTCCGCACAGCTCTTGCTCTTGACGAATTAGACAGCCCGGAGAAGCTCAGTCCTCTCATCCCGCCAATCAACGTtactgaaaaagaaaggatCACTTGGTTCCGGGAAAAGCTGCCGGAGTTCGATATATTCAACAATGATAACTTGACGAGCCAGTTTCACACCCGAGTAAGGGACTTCCTCAACTATGATTGCGAACTCAGATTCTTCATGACGTGGATTTTGCCTGCGACACTCTTTGGGAGAAGAGAGTTGCTTGCATTGGAGAGCCTGTTTAGAGCACATCCTAATGGGTGCTTGGTGATGGTATCGAGCATGCTCGACTCAAGAAGAGGGCTCAAGCTCCTCGAACCAATGCTCAACCGTGGGCTCAAGTTACTCGCGGTTACTCCAGACTTGGATTATCTCTTCACCAACACACCAGCTGAAGCTTGGTACAGTGAGATCAAGACCGGCAACAGAGACCCTGGGGGGATCCCTTTAGCTCAGAACCTCTCGAATCTGATCAGGCTAGCAATCCTCTACAAGTACGGCGGCGTGTACTTAGACGTGGACTTCATAGTTCTCAGAGATTTCAGCCAGCTGAGAAACGCAATTGGAGCTCAGAGCATCGACCCAGAATCCAGGGATTGGACCCGAATTAACAACGCAGTCATGGTGTTCGATGCCAACCACCCACTTCTCTTCAAGTTCATACAAGAATTCGCGCTTACTTTCGACGGGAACAAGTGGGGCCACAATGGCCCTTACTTGGTCTCGAGAGTGATCCGCAGAGTACGGGGGAGAGAAGGTTATAACTTCACCGTGCTGCCTCCAACGGCGTTCTACCCGGTCGATTGGACCAGGATCAGAAGGCTCTTCAAGAAGCCGGAGAGCAGAGACGAGAGAAGATGGGTCGAAGCAAAGCTGCTTCAGCTGAGCAAGAACACTTACGGAGTGCATCTGTGGAACAAGCAGAGCAGAGGGATGGAGATCGAAGAAGGGAGCGTTATGGAAACGTTGATTGCAGATCACTGCCTAATCTGCAGACATGCTTACAGCTCCTAGGAGCTAAGAAGGAATTAAGGttgtcctttctttttttttggggggggtggggggcaATTAAGCAAGAAAATTTCTTTGTGATTCTCCATGATAACTTATCTTTCCACCATGATCGAAGCTCCATTACGACCACCAATCAAAATAACCACTGATTAAACGACATTCAGTTCAAAAAGCGCTTCCGTCCATTGAACTTCAAATCCAATTTTAGAGAGCGGAAAGCAAAACAACACGATATTGAACTTCTGAAGAGATCACAAGATCATAGAACGAAGCCCTAAAATTTACAGTGGCGCCCAATCCAACC
This genomic window contains:
- the LOC116192665 gene encoding lactosylceramide 4-alpha-galactosyltransferase, translating into MFNQRVLFRAKKFVFLVIPSAALFIILYSDWTVSRASVWSLRFGDEVLDEGPVVRPKLGRLQLHSVRTALALDELDSPEKLSPLIPPINVTEKERITWFREKLPEFDIFNNDNLTSQFHTRVRDFLNYDCELRFFMTWILPATLFGRRELLALESLFRAHPNGCLVMVSSMLDSRRGLKLLEPMLNRGLKLLAVTPDLDYLFTNTPAEAWYSEIKTGNRDPGGIPLAQNLSNLIRLAILYKYGGVYLDVDFIVLRDFSQLRNAIGAQSIDPESRDWTRINNAVMVFDANHPLLFKFIQEFALTFDGNKWGHNGPYLVSRVIRRVRGREGYNFTVLPPTAFYPVDWTRIRRLFKKPESRDERRWVEAKLLQLSKNTYGVHLWNKQSRGMEIEEGSVMETLIADHCLICRHAYSS